GGAGTCATTACAGTGAAGATGCATTTGGGTCACTGTGCCAGTGGAGGTGCTGGACACATTTAGCAGGGTAGTTAAACACAGTCCCTGTCTGATGGAGGAGAGACATGAAACCCCTGGAGAGACATGTGACACCCCTGAGAGTGGGCTCCACGACAGTCACACCTTCCAGTAACCCGGGCTGCTGTGAACAGCTGTGCAGGATGGGTACTGTGCAAGAGAGTTCAGCTGAgcaggcaggtgtgtgtgtgtgtgtgtgtgtgtgtgtgtgttgtggggggggggggatccagcTCATGGTTTACTTGCCAAACTCTCGGCCTGGGCACAAGGCTGCTCTGCTGAGAGGGCGCTGTGCCTCTTTCTGGTTCGCACAGTGGTGTCAGATGGGTTAGTGAAGTAAATGCCCAGGGACAGCAAGAATGACAGAACTCAAAGAGGAGAGTGAGAGCTGTGGGCTGGAGGACTGAGGACAGCCTCCCAGAAGGGCTTTCCAGGGAACTGAGAGAAGTGcagaggagccagggctccaggctgggcaggggtggggctctCCAGCCTCTGTACCACCCCCTGAAATGTTAGGTAGTCAGCAGGGATGGGGAGCAGATGGcgcctctccctcccactccccaacTCCAGGCTGGATGACTGCAGTGTGGGTAAGAGGAGGGGCCCTCTGAGGAGTCCAGGACACACTCCAGGCCCCCAAGGATTCTGCGTCACTgcaccatccccaccccacccctgcggTGGCTCAGCTCCCCTCACCTGGGCTTCCTGACCACCCTGCTCTTCTTAGATGCCCCCACTCCCAGGGGCCTGGATCTGAGCCCTGTGCATGTGTATCTCTCTTGCTGACTCCAGAGCCTGCAAGAAGGTCATGATCCCCCCTCACCCCTAGAATGGAACCCCCCTGTGTGACCTTCCTCTTTGGCTCTCCCCAGCCCTTGACCCCCATTTTTGACTTCTAGCTCCGACCCACAAATCCCTCACCGTTCCAGGCACCCTCAGTGGACCTAATGGCTtcatctcttctatctttctgaaACTCTTCAGCCACTACTTCTCTCTATAATCCTCTCTGGCTCCCTGCGACTCCTTATGAGCCCTAGTGGCCCCCagcatcctccccccacccctacaaGTGATCTCACTGCCTTCCATCCCGATTCCCTCCATCACGCCTGTCTTGCACCCCAGTTACTCCCGACTCTCTGGTCCTTATGACCCCAATGTCTGCCAGTGTGGTCTCAACGATGCCGTTTCTCTGCTGTGACCAGTCCCCTCTCTCAGACACCCTTCAGCACCTGTCAGTCCCCTTGACCTGCAAAGACGTCCTGTCCCGGAAGGAACCCCTGCTCCTGCTCTCTTTGTCACTTTCTCACAAGACCACTTGTCTGAACCTCTGTGCCCTGTCAGAGACCCTATCTTTCTGGGCTTTGTGATTGTCACCTCTCAAGTTCCTTCTCTCACTTCCCAACACCCCTTCTCTCTGAATAACCCCCACCTACTGGAGACCCCAGTGATGACTCCCTGGCTGACAACCCGGTGACTCAGTGATCCTTGGACCCCAGTGGTCACAGAGACCCCCGTGACTCTGTGTTCCATCTGCCCTTCCTCTCCACTGACCTGAAGGCGGGTCTGGCCTCCGTTGGCCTGTGACCCATGGCCGATGCTCTCAGTGCCTCCCCCGGGCCCCCCAGCCCTGCCTCTGCCCCCCAGTGAGTCTGGGTTCTGCCCTctgtgtcccctgtccccctcaGGTTACCGTTGCTTCAAGGCGGTGCTCTTCCTCACGGGGCTGCTGTCCGGCTCGGTGGTCATCTTTATGCTGTGCTACCGAGAGCGGGTGCTGGAGACGCAGCTGAGTGCGGGGGCCAGCGCGGGCATCGCGCTGGGCATCGGGCTGCTGTGCGGGCTGGTGGCCATGCTGGTGCGCAGCGTGGGCCTCTTCCTGGTGGGGCTGCTGCTCGGGCTGCTGCTCGCGGCCGCCGCCCTGCTGGGCTCGGCACCCTACTACCAGCCCGGCTCCGTGTGGGGGCCCCTGGGGCTGCTGCTGGGGGGCGGCCTGCTCTGCGCGCTGCTCACGCTGCGCTGGCCCCGCCCGCTGACCACGCTGGCCACCGCGGTGACCGGCGCCGCGCTCATCGCCGCCGCGGCCGACTACTTCGCGGAGCTGCTGCTGCTCGCCCGCTACGCCGCAGAGCGCCTGCGCGCCGCCCCGGTGCCCCCCCTGTGCTGGCGCAGCTGGGCGCTGCTGGCACTCTGGCCCCTGCTCAGCCTGACTGGCGTCCTGGTGCAGTGGCGGGTCACCTCTGAGAGGGCCTCCCACACAGAAGGTGAGAGGGCGGAGAGAAGCGGGGTCCCGGGGCAGAGGGGGGCCCCGAGCCATGGAGGGGGGCAAGCCCTCCAAATGGTCCTGGAGTCAGACACAGGGGAGATGGTGGAGGCCGGGGGCTAGCTCTTCTGCCTGCAGCCCTGGGTTTgcgccctggcaccacataggagagtGGAGGGTGGCACTGGGGGAACTCCGTGGATGGTAGAACGCTAttctggtgtctcttctctcctcctgtctgtctgtcttttcctctaaGATCAATGAAtcagggcagggagacagcatagtgattcttCAGAGACACATGCCCGCAGctacaaagtcccaagttcagtcccctgtaacaccataagccagagctaagcaggctctggtgaaaaaagaagACCCAGGAGAGTAGTGTCACATATGCACAACAGCCCAGCAAAGAAAGACAGGTTCTTGCCCTTAGGGGTTACATTTGACACTCGGCTACACAAGTCCTTAGGGGTTACATTTTACACCTGGCTGCACAAGATGAGTCTAGCTGTGCCGAGCGCCATGAAACAGACATGCAGAGCAAAGTGTAAAACACACAGCGGGGGGGCTggccggtggtgcacctagttgagcacacatacgttaccaggcacaaagacccgggttcaaggtccagtccccacccgcagaggggaagcttcactagcgtgGAGTGGTGTAGCTGgtgcctctcctctgtctccctgtccactctcaacttctgggcttttttttttttttttttttttttactttttttgtgttttcttaaatatttatttattcccttatgttgcccttgttgttttattgttgtagttattattgttgttcttgatgtcacagtttctctctattttaccaaaaaaaaaaaaaaaaaaggaagggggccatggccaccaggaggaatGGGTCAGTCCTGCAGCCATCAAGCCATCATGCAGCGATAATCCTGTtggcaacaaataaacaaatacatgtttacttaaaaagaaaaaagaaaatagggtggTCCAAGATCAATTGAAAGAAGTGACATTTTAGCGGGAACTTCAAGGGTCAGGCCCTGGCAGTGCCAGCATGGGCCAGGCAGGGGGGTAGGGGGCTCGAGCCTGACATGTGGAGGGTGTGGGGGGGCGGCGTGGAGGTGAACACCGGGCAGAGAGGAAGGGTCCCAGGCACTGACATGACAGTTTCCAGGAAAGAACAAGTGCAGGTAGTCTCAGCCGGGAGATGGCTGACCCAGAAAGGAAGGGTTACAGATAGGGGATCTGGGACTCCCAGGGGAATTAGCGGTGTGTCTTGGGCACACAGGTATCTGGGAGCCTGGGCccctgggggggggctgggggatgtTCCCAGGCACACGGGCTCTGAGAGCTTTCTCCTCCCTCAGTGGTCATCAGCGGGGGGATTACAGGAGTGTCCCGGGCACACAGGCTCTGagagcctcctcctccctcagtgGTCATCAGCTGGGGAATTAGGGGGATGTCCCGAGCACATGGGCTCTGAGAGCCTCCTCCTCCCTCGTGGTCATCAGCTGGGGAACTAGGGGAGTGTCCCGGGCACACAGGCTCTGagagcctcctcctccctcagtgGTCATCAGCTGGGGAGTTAGGGGGGTGTCCCGAGCACACGGGCTCTGAaagccccctcctccctcagtggTCATCAGCTGGGGAACTAGGGGGGTGTCCCGGGCACACGGGCTCTGagagcctcctcctccctcagtgGTCATCAGCCGGCAGCGCAGGCGGGTGCAGCTGATGCGGATCCGGCAGCAGGAGGAGCGCAAGGAGAAGCGGAGGAAGAAGAGACCTCCTCGCGCACCCCCCCGAGGCCCCCGGGCCCCTCCAAGGCCTGGGCCCCCTGATCCCGCTTACCGCCGCAGGCCGGTACCCATCAGACGCTTCAATGGAGACGTCCTCTCCACGGTGAGCACCtgctcctcctgcccctcccccccgtaCACCAGacaccctccccagcccctgtggGGGAAGAGGTGGGGCTGTGGACCTTCCTTAGGGGCTGGACTGACATCGTAGCCCTCCCTGGGAGCCCGACAAGCAGccctggatttatttattaaagacaaggagagggagtccggcggtagcgcagtgggttaagcgcaggtggtacaaagcgcagggaccagcataagaatcctggttcaggcccctggctccccacctgcaggggagtcacttcacaggcggtgaagcaggtctgcaggtgtctgtctttctctccccctctctgtcttcccctcctctctccatttctctctgtcctatcgaacaacaatgacatcaataactacaacaatgataaacaacaagggcaaccaaaaggagtaaataaataaatatttaaaaaaaaagacaaggagatagagagagggagagggagagaggatgtgCACACTGGGCCCTCACCACTCTGGCATACACAGTGAACACAGAACTCCCGACCTCCAGCTTTCTAATCCACCAGCCGTGCCCACCCCTCCCAGCTCACTCAGGGAAAAATGCCCAACAGCGTCGGGGAACGAATGCGGGTCTCGAATACCTGATACCAACACTAAGCTGCCTCCTCAGGCTGACTTTTCCCGCAGTCTTTTATTGGGAGGGAGGGGCGCTAGAGGATGAGAGGAGAGAcgtcacagcacagctccaccatacTTGGAGTGCCCCCTCCACCGTGCTGTCCGCAGAGCTGCCCCCTGAGCCCAGGGCTTGCGCTCTACCAGTCCCCCACAATGCTACTCGAGGCCATGGTGTGTAATCTCAGGGCCGCGGGCGGGCGCGTGTGGGGCAAGGTCCTGCACACACCACTGTCTGGGCGAGTGTCGGGCCCGAGGGTTGCAGGGAGGATTGGGTGTGGGGTCTGCATCTGCAGCCATCTTCACAgcccactccctctcccccagagctACATCCAGAGCTTCCGTGACCGGCAGACGGGGAGCTCGCTGAGCTCATTCATGGCCTCCCCCGACGCAGACTATGAATACGGGGCCCGGGGCCCACTGACGGCCGGCTCAGGGCCCCCTGTGCGGGTGTAGCAGCGCTGCTGTCCTGGGATGCCCACATGGTGGTCACCAGCTCTGCCAGCTGGGTGGGTCTGCTTGGTCATCCCCTGCCTGTCCACCTGGCTCGCCCCGTGGCCTTTGCCCCTCTTCCCAGTCTCAAGGGCTGGCCCGGCTGCTGGAAAGGGGGGCCTGGCCTGCGGGGAGGACCCCCTTCCAGGTTCCCGAGGGGCTCCCAGGGGCCACAGGGTAtaaacccctccccaccccaggagtgtgctcagggctgtgtgtgtgtgtgtgtgtaggggagtgtgtgtgtgtgtgtgtaggggagtgtgtgcgtgagtgtgtgtgtgtgtaggggagtgtgtgtgtgagtgtgtgtgtgtaggggagtgtgtgtgtttgtgtatgtgtgtgtgtgtgtaggggagtgtgtgtgtgagtgtgtgtgtatgtgtgagtgtgtgtgtatgtgtgtgtgtgtaggggagtgtgtgtgtgagagtgtgtgtgtaagtgtgtgtaggggtgtgtgtgtgtaggggagagtgtgtgtaagtgtgtgtgtgtgtaggggagtgtgttagtgtgtgtgtgtgtaggggagtgtgtgagtgtctaagtgtgtgtgtgtagggagggcTTGGAGGGGATGCTGGGACCCTCGCCTTAGAGTTTCCACAGGCAGGACTTCTCAcctaccccaccccactctcCAGTGCTGGGGACCCCAGGCTGCTCTCCTGCATGCCTAAGGGGAGGGTGTCACCCCACTACTCCGCCTCTCAGCCAGACTCAAGGAATGGTCCTTGTCCAGTTGGGGGCAGTGGGGCAGCCCTCAAGCCGTCCCCTGGCCTTTGCAAAGCCACCAGCCtgaggacagggggtgggggtgggggggtcccctACTGGGCTGtgagagggaggggctggggtgcACGGTGCATGTCGGGTGTCTGTCCTGCCAGCCTGGACACCTCATgcttctgtctcccccaccccattttacaTCTTTTATAAATGTGCCAAACTGTGTGGCTTTGTACACTTTGTGGGGTCCACTGGAAGCTCTGCAGCCAGGGTCCCGTGTCACtcactggtggtggtggcggggCTCCGGGCAAGTCCTGCCCTCCCTTGCCAAGCAGACAGCCAAGGACAGGGGCTGCATGGCTTTTATTGTCTTCCAACAACTGGGtatcccctgcctccccaccctgccTGGGGTCGAGGCAGGCACCTTCGGCCTTCCAAGGAGCAGTCCAAGGGCCCCGCCTGGCCCGCTTCAGTCCTCCTAGCTGCCTGCAGAGGAAGGACCAGGGTGTGGGGTTGGGGCAGGCACCACCTGGGCAGCCACACAGGAAGAGCTAAGCCCCTCACCTTCTGCCCCACCCTCTCTGGGCCTTGGGTCTGGGCCCTCTGGGGGAGAGGGTCTTctgaggggtgggggacagggctcTGTATCTGGAGGGTGTGCAGGAGGCAGGTGGAGGGACCCcaggtgggagaggagagaaagggattcATCCCAGAGCCAGCTGAAgtggactgcccccccccccccaccgagcTAGAGCAGGGAGAGGCGTGGCGGCACAGCCGGGCAGGAGACTCAGACTAGCCCAGCATGGCAGGGAAGCAGGGCGCCCTGAGCTAAGTCCCCAGGCACCTCCGCCCCCTAGGggcccacctgcagcggggccCTGCACCCACCTGCCATCCCAAGTCCGGGGATTCTCACCGGGTGTCCCCGCCCACCACCACCAGCCTATCCCCCCGACCCCCCGGGGCCCGGCCAGCGCCTGTCACTCACCCTCCACCAGCAGCCGCGTGTGGGCGCTGTCCCCGTCGGCCTGGCAGCAGTAGGTGCCCTGGTCCTCAGGGCGCACGTCCCGGATGACCAGGCTGTGGGTGGGGCCGTGGCTGCGCAGCTCGTAGCGGCCCCCCTCCCGCAGCTCCGCCCCCTCCCGCAGCCAGCGCACGCGGCCCCCCGCGCGGGACACGGTCACCTCCAGCACTGCGCGGCGGCCCGCCAGCACCGACTTCTCGCGAGGCGGGCGGCGGCAcatctggagaggcagggctgggggggtgggCTAAGTTAGCAGGGTCCTCCAGGAGGAGGCACTCGGTTCCCCGTCACCCGCTGGGGTCTCCACTCCTCGTCCCcgggcccctggcccccagcccgCTGCCCTGAAGCCCCACTCCCCTCCTCCCCGGGGAGCGCGCGCCCTCGGGGGCCGAGCCTGGGGAGAGCcccctgggggaggggagtggggtcCCCATCCCCGGGCTCACCCTCCACCTCCAGCAGAGCCACGGACTGGGCGCGCCCGGCCTGGAAGCGAACCTCCCCGGCGTCCTCGGGGCGCAGCTCGCTCAGCACCAGGACGTGTCTCCTCCCTGGGGGCGAGGGAGGCGCTGGCGAGGCGGGCGGCGCGTCTGGGGGGCTTCGGGGCGAGGGGATGAAGCCCGAGTGAGGCCCGGGCAGCTCGGGTGCGCGCGGAACTGGGACTCCGGTTCCCCGGTCTGGCGACCCAGGGCTGGGCGCTGGGGGTCGGGCTTGCCTGGACCCGGGGCGGGAAAGGGGCGTGGCCTGTCTGGCCAGGGGGCGGGCCCTGCCTGGGCCGGAGAACGGGGGCGGGGCCTGCCTGACCcgagggcggggcgggggcggggcctggttGGCCAGGGGGCGGGGCGAGGGGGGTCGGCCGCCGACCTTCCTGGCGGATGCGGACACGGCCTCCAGGTCTCAGCGGGCGGCCCCCGAGCGCCCAGCTGCGGTCGGCCTCGACCTCCGACACGGTGCACTGGAAAGTGGCACTGTCGCCTTCGCGGGCGCGCACCGAGCGCAGCTCCGACAGCACCTCCACTGTGCGCTCTGGGGCGGGGACAGGGCGTGAGGGGCGGCACCCCATGCCCGCGGGAGTACGGGGGGTGcacggggcggggcggggtgcgCAGCCCCCCCAGTAGAAGCACCCGGAGTCCGCTCCCAGGAGAGTGGGGGCCGCAGCCCCCGCCCCTCTCCCTAGATACACCCCGAGTCAGCTCCGGGAAGAATGGTgagcagccccaaccccctagAAGCACCCGGATTCCGCTTCGGGAGAGTGGGGTgcgcagccccccagccccccccgcCCGGTA
This portion of the Erinaceus europaeus chromosome 7, mEriEur2.1, whole genome shotgun sequence genome encodes:
- the TMEM198 gene encoding transmembrane protein 198, which gives rise to MPGTVATLRFQLLPAEPDDDAFWGAPCEQPLERRYQALPALICIMCCLFGVVYCFFGYRCFKAVLFLTGLLSGSVVIFMLCYRERVLETQLSAGASAGIALGIGLLCGLVAMLVRSVGLFLVGLLLGLLLAAAALLGSAPYYQPGSVWGPLGLLLGGGLLCALLTLRWPRPLTTLATAVTGAALIAAAADYFAELLLLARYAAERLRAAPVPPLCWRSWALLALWPLLSLTGVLVQWRVTSERASHTEVVISRQRRRVQLMRIRQQEERKEKRRKKRPPRAPPRGPRAPPRPGPPDPAYRRRPVPIRRFNGDVLSTSYIQSFRDRQTGSSLSSFMASPDADYEYGARGPLTAGSGPPVRV